The stretch of DNA TACTTCGCGCCGGGCTACGGCACGCCGAATGAAGAAGGCATGGAAGCGGTAAAACTGCTGGCCAGGCTCGAGGGTATTTTGCTGGACCCGGTTTATACCGGCAAAGCGATGGCCGGGCTTATCGACGGCGTGGCACAAAAGAGATTCAAAGATCAGGGGCCAATCGCCTTTATTCACACCGGCGGAGCACCCGCGCTATTTGCCTACCATCCGCACCTGTAAGCAATGGGCGCAGGCCAGGATTTGATAATCGGGAATTACCATGCAAGAAAGTTTGCAACTGGTGCTGGACTCAGCACCGTATCTGCTTAAAGGGGCGGTCTTTACGCTGCAGCTGAGTATCGGCGGAATGTTCTTCGGCCTGATCCTCGGTTTTATGCTGGCGCTGATGCGCCTGTCGGCGTTTTTACCGTTTTCGCTACTGTCGCGTTTCTATGTCTCAATATTTCGCGGCACGCCGCTTATCGCCCAGCTCTTTATGATTTATTACGGGCTGCCGCAGTTTGGCATCGAGCTGGACCCGATCCCCTCAGCGATGATCGGCCTGTCGCTCAATACCGCGGCGTATGCCTCCGAAACGCTGCGTGCGGCCATTTCGTCCATTGATAAAGGGCAGTGGGAAGCGGCGGCCAGTATCGGCATGACGCGCTGGCAAACGCTGCGGCGCGCGATTCTGCCACAGTCCGCCCGCGTGGCATTACCTCCGCTGGGCAACAGCTTTATCAGCCTGGTGAAAGATACCTCCCTGGCGGCGACGATTCAGGTGCCCGAGCTGTTCCGCCAGGCGCAGCTGATTACCTCGCGCACGCTGGAAGTCTTTACCATGTATCTCGCCGCCTCCCTGGTGTACTGGGTGATGGCGACGGTGCTCTCCGCGCTGCAGAACTATTTCGAAAATCAGCTTAATCGCCAGGACAGGGAGCCGAAATGAGCGCCATCGACGTAAAAAAACTGGTGAAAAAATTCCACGGTCAGACGGTGCTGCACGGCATCGATCTCGACGTCAAGCCGGGTGAAGTGGTGGCGATAATTGGCCCCAGCGGCTCGGGAAAAACAACGCTGTTGCGCAGCATCAATCTGCTTGAAGAGCCGGAAAGCGGCCTCATTCAGGTGGGCGACATCACGATCGATGCCGGGCAGCCGCTGGCGAAGCAGAAAGAGAAGATTCGCCAACTGCGTCAGCAGGTAGGCTTCGTGTTCCAGAACTTCAATCTGTTTCCACACCGCACGGTGCTGGAAAACATTATTGAAGGCCCGGTCATCGTTAAGGGTGAGCCGAAAGAAGAAGCCATTGCCCGGGCGCGAGAGCTGCTGGTGAAGGTGGGGCTCAGCGGGAAAGAAACCAGCTATCCACGTCGTCTGTCCGGCGGGCAGCAGCAGCGTGTGGCGATTGCCCGGGCGCTGGCAATGCGCCCGGAGGTTATTCTGTTTGATGAACCCACGTCGGCGCTGGATCCTGAGCTGGTGGGGGAAGTGCTGAACACCATCCGCCAGCTGGCGGAAGAGAAGCGTACGATGGTCATTGTGACCCACGAAATGAGCTTTGCCCGCGACGTGGCCGACCGCGCCATTTTTATGGACCAGGGTAAAATCGTGGAGCAGGGGCCGGCCAAAACGCTTTTTGCCAACCCGCAGCAGCCTCGTACTCGCCAGTTCCTGGATAAGTTTTTGACCCAATAAACCGTTTTTTTTTCGCTACATCACCACCAGGCGGCTTTCGCCGAGCCGAGCGCCGCCGGTGGTGTGGCCCAGATAACCGGCGTGCCCGCCAGCATAAGGGGGAACTTCAACCGGTTGCCCATCCCAAACTCGGACCACTCGATCAGCGGCTGGAAATCATGCGTATTGATTGCCGCAAGCGCGGGATGGTCACCTGCCTGCTGCGACATCAATAACGCGGCCGTGCGGGCGAGGGACAGGCGGGCGCTATATCCCCGATGCTGTTCATGCCGTACCTTTAAGCCTTTAAGCACCGCCGCAGCAATGAGATAGCCCGTGGCGTGATCCAGGGCCTGAACGGGCAGCGGGTGAGGGCGCTCTGTTTTTTTCCAACGCTGTCCTGCCCCGGCAATGCCGCTGGACATTTGCACCAGGCTGTCGAAGCCTCTTCGGTTCCGCCAGGGGCCGCGCCACCCCCAGGCGTTGAGCGAAACGTCTACCAGCCCCGGCGAGATTGCCTGCACGGTTTCGGCGTCAAAGCCCAGCGATTCCAGCGCGTCCGCTCGGTAGCCGTGCACCAGGACATCCGCTTCGCCAAGCAGGGCTTTGAACTGCTCCCGTCCCCCGGAGGACTTGAGGTCGAGCCTCGCGCATCTTTTCCCAGGCGTGACTTCCTCGACAAGCGTGGGCTCTTCCCATTCCGGCGGGTCGAGGCGCAGTACCTTCGCGCCCAGGCCGGCTAAAAAACGTGTGCCGACCGGCCCGGCAATAATGCGGGTGAGATCCAGGACCTGAATGCCGGCCAGCGGGCGAGCAGGTGGCAAAGTCAGTTCGGGGCGGGAGGCCTCAGCGTGGTACTCCTGCCAGAATAACGGCTCTGCTGAAACGGTTTTCCCGTGCGGGTGTTTGAGCCATTCGTCGTGGGTCAGCATCGCGGCGGCGCATCCGCCTGCAGCCACTATCGCCTCTTCAAGCTCGGTTTTTCCCCAGTGAGCGACCTGCTGCGCGAGTGTGGCTTTATTTTTACTGACGCCCAGCACGCGTTCCATTGCCTGCCTGTGGTGCGCCGCGTTGGTGTGTAGCCGCACCCAGCCGTCCGCCGTGGCGTAATCCCCGGCAAATTCATCCCATAATGCTGCCGGAGCGCGGTTAACGGGAAAGTGGCTGGCGGAAAACCAGTACGAGGCAAGTCTCTGGTCTATAGAAAGAGAGGCATTCGGGCGAGAGAGCAGCGCTTTGAGCGCGATTCCTGCGGTAGCGATACTGGCGGCGGCGAGTTCGGTAACAGGAAAACAGGATATGAGTGCACCTTCGCCGCTCACAACGACCGGGCTGGAAGGGATGCCCAGCCCCTGTTCCTGACTCATTGCGGCCAGGAGGGAGGAAAACGAGGATTTAACCATACAGAGCTCCAGTAAATTTTTCCTGACATATGTAAAAACCGAATAATTGTGCCTGAATGACAATAAATCACATTAATTGCTTTAATAAATGTGTTAGCTTATTACATTCTATTAATGAAATACTTTTTAGCGCCGGGAGAAACGCCAGATATAATGCTGGAACGTGACTTTTTTAGCTGGCGACGGGAAGCACTCGAACTTTTCCTGTCAATTACCCAGGCCAGCGAATTACAAACTTTAGTTCAACAACAAACTCAGCGCCTGGAGTTTGATTATTTTTCGCTGTGCGTTCGGCACCCGGTGCCATTTACACGGCCTAAATTATCCTTGCAGAGTTCTTATCCACAAAAATGGTTAGAGTGGTATGTGACTGAAAACTATTTTGCTATTGATCCGGTATTGAAACAGTCTAATTTCATGCGTGGGGAAATAATCTGGAGCGACGCCTTGTTTGCCGAGTCTCGTGAGCTTTGGGACGCCGCGCGCGACCACGGCCTGGCGACAGGCAGGACTCACTGCGTGATGTCGCCTAACCGCACGGCTGGTTTTCTCTCCGTTTCGCGCTCAAACGTACGCCCGGATGTTTTGCCTGAAGACGAACTGGGGCTGCGGCTTGGCTACATTGCAGAACTGAGCATGGCGACGCTAACGAGGCTTGACGATCCGTCGGTTGAAATACTGGATATGAAGTTCAGCAGGCGTGAACGGGAGATTTTGCAGTGGACGGGTGAGGGGAAAACGTCGGCAGAAATCGCGATTATTCTGTCAATTTCTGAGAATACGGTGAACTTCCACCAGAAGAATATGCAGAAGAAATTCAACGCGCCAAACAAGACGCAGATAGCGTGTTACGCCGCAGCGATGGGAATTATTTGAGCCTGCAGCGCAGGTCCTGACGGCTGGAGAACCCAGATTCTGCCAGCCGCCCCGGCTTATTGACGGTAAGCCTGTTTAATTTGCTGAACGGTATTACCGAATACTTCAGCCTGAGCCTGGTCTTCCAATTGAGCGATCTGTTTTTCCATTTTCAGGATAACTCGGCCCGCATCAGCCTGGCCCATAGCCTGCAGCATCAGGGTTAACAGCGTTTTCAGACAGGTGACTTCTTGTGCCAGTTCGCTGGTGTTGTCGGCGGTGGAAAAATCAGGAGTGCTCATTTACTTTCCTCAATGCTTAGTTAGTACGAATGCTTGCCATTATGCACCGTGATATTCATAAGGCGGCGGAGTATACCATAAGCTTTGAAAAAATTATTCATGTTCAGCCGTGGAAAGGCGTGCGAATGTTTACGGTAATAAACAATACGCGCAGAGGTTATTCGTGGCGGTGGGTGAGGGGAGTAAAAACAATTTGTTTCGTTCTCGTTTAACTAACGTTAAATAAATCGAGAGAATACGATTTTCATTCTCGATAATGATCTCACTCTGGTAATTAGCTGTTTTTTAATCAGAGAATAATAGCGAGCCGCTGGATTTTAGAAAGTTGATGTGTGCCGCAGAAACGCTCCCGAAAGTAAAGATATATTCTCCTTTTAAGGTAGCACAACGTGCTCACTGCAATTTGGATTTTAATGTTGCCAGAAAAACGTTAATATATGACCAATTAGCTATCAGCAGCGTTATCCCTTTCTGGAGAATAGCCCTTTGATCAACGTTCTTCTTGTTGATGACCACGAACTGGTGCGCGCAGGGATACGACGCATTCTGGAAGAGATTAAAGGCATCAAAGTCTCGGGTGAAGCGAACTGCGGTGAGGATGCCATTAAATGGTGCCGCAGCAACCCGGTCGATGTCGTGTTAATGGATATGAATATGCCGGGGATCGGCGGCCTGGAAGCCACCCGTAAGATTGCCCGTTACTCTTCAGATATCAAAGTTATCATGTTGACTATCCATACCGAGAATCCGCTGCCTGCGAAAGTGATGCAGGCCGGCGCGGCAGGTTACCTGAGCAAAGGCGCGGCGCCTCAGGACGTGGTTAACGCGATTCGCTCCGTCAATGCGGGCCAGCGTTACATCGCCTCCGACATTGCCCAGCAGATGGCCTTAAGCCAGATAGAGCCCGAGGCGGAATCCCCCTTCGCCAGTTTGTCTGAGCGTGAATTACAGATTATGCTGATGATCACCAAAGGCCAGAAGGTCAATGAGATCTCTGAGCAGCTTAATCTCAGCCCTAAAACGGTGAACAGCTACCGCTATCGGATGTTTAGTAAACTGAATATCAGCGGCGACGTTGAGCTGACACACCTGGCTATCCGCCATGGGTTATTCAACGCGGAGACGTTAATCAGTAGTGAGTGACACTTTCGATTCCCGGGCTTTTCTCAAGACGGTAACCAGCAAGCCCGGCGTCTATCGCATGTACGATGCCGGCAGCACCGTTATCTACGTCGGCAAAGCCAAAGACCTGAAAAAACGCCTTTCCAGCTACTTCCGTACAAACCTCGCGAGCCGCAAAACCGAGGCGCTGGTGGCGTTGATTCACCACATCGACGTCACGGTGACCCACACCGAAACCGAAGCCCTGCTGTTAGAGCACAACTACATCAAGCTCTATCAGCCTCGCTACAACGTGCTGCTGCGTGACGATAAATCCTATCCTTTTATCTTCCTGAGCGCGGACAGCCACCCGCGGCTGGCCATGCACCGCGGCGCGAAGCATGCGAAGGGTGAATACTTCGGCCCGTTTCCTAACGGCTATGCCGTGCGCGAAACGCTGGCGCTGCTGCAAAAGGTTTTCCCGATTCGTCAGTGCGAGAACAGCGTTTATCGCAACCGCTCCCGGCCTTGTCTCCAGTATCAAATCGGACGCTGTCTCGGTCCCTGCGTTGCAGGTCTGGTAACGGAAGATGACTATGCTCGTCAGGTGGATTATGTCCGTCTGTTTTTAGCCGGGAAGGACGATCAGGTGCTGACGCAGCTTATCGGCCGTATGGAAGAGGCGAGCAAAAATCTTGAGTTTGAAGAGGCCGCCAGGATCCGCGATCAGATTCAGGCGGTAAGGCGCATTACCGAGAAACAGTTTGTTTCCAATACCGGCGACGATCTCGACGTTATTGGCGTATCGTTTGATGCGGGGATGGCCTGCGTTCACGTGCTGTTTATTCGCCAGGGCAAAGTGCTTGGCAGCCGTAGCTACTTCCCTAAGGTGCCAGCCGGTACCGAGCTGAGCGAAGTTGTCGAGACGTTTGTCGGCCAGTTTTATCTGCAGGGCAGCCAGATGCGCACGCTGCCTTCTGAAATTCTGCTTGATTTTGCGCTGGCGGATAAATCCCTGCTGGCGGAGTCGTTGAGCGAGCTGGCGGGCCGCAAGGTGAACGTGCAAACCAAACCTCGCGGTGACCGGGCGCGTTACCTGAAGCTTGCGCGTACCAACGCGGCAACGGCACTGGTAACCAGGCTTTCCCAACAGTCCACTATCCATCAGCGCCTGAAAGCGCTGGCTGAGGTGCTAAAACTTCCGGAAGTGAAGCGGATGGAGTGTTTTGATATCAGCCATACGATGGGGGAGCAAACTGTCGCTTCCTGCGTTGTTTTTGACAGCAACGGTCCGCTGCGGTCTGAATATCGCCGCTATAATATTACCGGCATTACGCCGGGCGATGATTATGCCGCCATGAACCAGGTGCTGCGTCGTCGCTACGGCAAGGCCATAGAAGAAAGCAAAATACCCGACGTTATCCTGATAGACGGCGGGAAGGGGCAGCTGGGGCAGGCGAAGTCCGTATTTGCCGGGCTGGACGTGCCCTGGGACAAACACCATCCTTTATTGCTTGGCGTGGCAAAAGGCAGCGACCGTAAAGCAGGGCTGGAAACGCTGTTCTTCGAACCGGAAGGTGAGGGGTTCTCTTTGCCGCCGGATTCTCCGGCACTGCATGTGATCCAGCACATCCGTGATGATTCACACGATCATGCGATTTCCGGGCACCGTAAAAAACGCGCTAAGGTGAAAAGTACCAGCTCGTTGGAAACCATCGAAGGGATCGGACCTAAACGCCGCCAGATGTTGCTGAAGTATATGGGCGGATTGCAACCGTTAATCAATGCCTCTATCGAGGAGATCGCAAAAGTGCCGGGCATCTCGCAGGCATTGGCAGAAAAGATCTACTACTCGTTGAAACATTAAGGGCTCTGTAGCAACATAGAGACAATTTCCACTTATGACAGATAGTTAACTGGCACTATGCGATTCAATATCCCAACACTGCTCACGCTGTTTCGTGTCATCCTTATCCCGTTCTTTGTGCTGGCGTTTTATCTGCCGTTCAATTGGGGCCCGTTCCTTTGCGCGTTCATCTTCTGGCTGGCGGCTATCACCGACTGGTTTGACGGTTTCCTGGCGCGTCGCTGGAACCAGAGCACGCGCTTTGGCGCATTCCTTGACCCGGTTGCTGATAAGGTGATGGTGGTCGTGGCTTTAGTACTGGTGGCGGAACACTACCATGCCTGGTGGGTGACCCTGCCTGCGGCAACGATGATCGCTCGTGAAATTATTATTTCCGCACTGCGCGAATGGATGGCGGAAATTGGCAAGCGCAGCCGCGTGGCGGTGTCCTGGATTGGCAAAACCAAAACCATGGCACAGATGCTGGCGTTGATCGGGATGCTGTGGCGGCCGAACATGTGGATCGAATACACCGGCATCGCGCTTTTCTTCGTGGCTGCGGTTCTGACCTTCTGGTCAATGTTCCAGTATCTTGCTGCGGCACGCGGCGATTTGCTCGAACCGTGATCTATCCGGCGCAAAATTCAGCAAACGATTCGTGGTGTTAGAAAATTTCATTGACTCATTGCGTCAGGTAAGTAGAATGCAACGCATCGAAAGGCAGCATGGCTAGCCGGAAGATAATAAAATCAAGTGATTAGCTTAACGGCCACCAACGGTCACTTGTACAAAATGCGGGAATAGCTCAGTTGGTAGAGCACGACCTTGCCAAGGTCGGGGTCGCGAGTTCGAGTCTCGTTTCCCGCTCCAGATTCAGGTAATAGAGTTTTCTGTTACCGCCTGAAAAGGCAAAAGATTTTGGCGCGTTAGCAAAGCGGTTATGTAGCGGATTGCAAATCCGTCTAGTCCGGTTCGACTCCGGAACGCGCCTCCAATTTCTTCCCGAGCCCGGATGGTGAAATCGGTAGACACAAGGGATTTAAAATCCCTCGGCTTATGGCTGTGCGGGTTCAAGTCCCGCTCCGGGTACCATGGGAATAAAAAGAATAAAATCAATGATAAGCAGTGTCGTGTAAACCACCTTCGGGTGGTTTTTTATTGCCTGCGATTTGCCTGCCTGAAATTAATCCCTTTGTTTTTTGTCCGTTTCCCTTAAAAAATGCCATGCTAAGCCATTCATTAGCACTCCATCAGGCAGCCATGAACACCACCTCCCGCCACGCTTTTGACGTTGATTTTCAGGGCCACAGGCTCCAGGCCGACAGCATATACGGCAGTAATGGCCACGTGTTGATGATCCACGGTGGCTCAAAAGACCGTGAGGCCGGCTTGAAATACCGGCATCTGATGGCGGAGCTGGGCTTTGGCAGCACGGCGTTTGACTGCATCGGTCATGGGGAAACCGGCGGCGAGCTGTCTCATTCCTCACTGATTAGCCGTACAGAGCAGGCCAGAGCAATAGCCGATCGTTTGGGTTCTCAGCTCACCGCTTGCATGGGCGTGAGTATGGGCGCTTACAACGCGCTGCATCTCAGCAAGTTTGTTCCTCTGCATGCGCTGATCTTGATGGTGCCCGGCGTGTATCATCCTGCGGCGTATCGAGTAAATTTTGGGCCTGAATTTTCCACCATCATTCGTCAGCCGCGCAGCTGGGAAGAAAGCGATGCGTGGCAGCTTGTGTCTGAATTTAGCGGTAATGTCCTGGTGATTGCCGCCGCTGAAGATCGGGTGATTCCGGCAGAGATCCCGCCGCGGCTTTATGACTCAGCCTCGGGCCAGGGGAAACATGCCTTGTTGACGGTGCCTGATTCAGACCATAGCAGCGTGTGGCCGGCGCTACAGCACAGCCCTCAACTCTGTGATAAAACCCGCTGTTTACTGATGGAATGCCTGACGCCGACGTAATGGAACATAACCTTTCGGGCAAGGAACGGGTACAATGCGCTACATTTTTTAAAACCGCGAAATGAGGAGCCCACAGATGACCCAGGGACCGCTGAACGAAGACGAAATTATTTGGCTTGATGATGTGCTGCTGAAGTACGGCACCGCGCATTCGGTGATTGACGTGGCCGAACTGGATGGGTTGCTCACGGCAGTCCTTTCTGGCCCTAAAACGATCGAGCCTGCCACCGTGCTGCGGGCCGTATGGGGCGGTGATGTTGAGCCTGAGTGGGAGTCCAAAGAAGAACTTACCCGCTTTAACGTCCTCGTGTTCCAGCACATGAATGACATTGCGGAGCGTCTGGCAGAATATCCTGGGCAGTTTGAGCCGCTGTTTGGCACCAGCGAAGTAGACAACCGTGAAATTACGATTGTTGAAGAGTGGTGCTACGGCTATATGCGCGGTGTTTCACTGGAAAGCTGGCCTGCGCTGCCCGCTGAGCTTCAGCCTGAGCTGGATGCCATTGCGCTGCACGGGCTTATAGAGAATGAAGAGCAGTTTGAGAACCTGACGCCGGAAGCGTTTCTGGCAAGCATCGAGGCAATTAAACCTGCAGCGCTTGCGCTTTATGGCTACTGGCACAGCCAGCGCGATGGGGCTTCGCTGCACTAAAATAGAATCAGCAGGCCGTAAGGCCTGCTGACTAAGAGCAATTAAGCCTGAGTGTCCAGGGTTGCCAGCTCTTTATCAACGAAGTACAGACCTTCGCCGCTTTTACCCACCAGGCTGAGTTTATCCAGCACGGATTTAAACAGTTTTTCTTCTTCATGCTGCTCGGCAACATACCACTGCAGGAAATTAAAGGTTGGATAATCCTGAGAAATCATTGCGGAGTGGGCCAGCTCATTAATCTGACGAGTAATTAACTGCTCGTGCTCGTAGGTGGCTTTAAATAATTCATCCAGCGAAGCATATTCTAAATACGGGGACTGAATGGCGTTAATACGCGGCATGCTCCCGGTATCATTTAAATAAGCAAACAGACGCTGCATATGCTCCATCTCTTCCTGAGCATGGCGGCGCAGGAAGGCGGCGGCCCCTTCAAAGCTGTGATAGCTGCACCAGGCGCTCATCTGCTGATAGAGCAGGGAGGAGTAGAGTTCAAGGTTCATCTGCTCGTTAAGTTTTTCAATCATTTCCGTCTTCAGCATCACAGGCTCCATAATTTGTGGGGGCGTTAATATGGCGCTACTTTAATTATTTATTTTCCCGAATGCAAAGAAAATGTTAATTATATTAGTGTAATGAGAATGGTTGTTACTATTATTTTATTTGTGACATTATGAATTAATAATGAGAATTACTCTTGTTCCGTTTCTTTATTTAACGCCTGCATAATGCGTAATACATCCGTCATATTGTGCGCTCGAAATGATAACCATGCTAAGAATAAGCGTATGTTGTCATTGGAAAAACTTATGGCTAAATATTCTTATGCCCGCCATTTACCTGGCGCAGGAGGTGTGGCTAAATACGTTTCTTTCAAAACTAGACTGCACATGAATATTCTTCATTTTCTTCTCGCACTTGTTGTCATCATGGGGCTGGCCTGGCTGGTGAGCTTCGATCGTAAAACCATCCGTGTCCGCTATTTGTTACAACTTATCGTTATTGAAGGCCTGCTGGCTTTCTTCTTCCTGCACTCCGACAGCGGGCTGTGGGTGATTAACGGCGTGTCCGGTTTCTTTGGCCACCTTCTGACCTTTGCCGGACAGGGCAGTGATTTCGTCTTCGGCGGAATGAGCAAAGCCGGGCTGGCCTTTATCTTCCTCGGCGTGCTGTGCCCGATAATCTTTATCTCTGCGCTGATCGGGATTCTTCAGCACTTCCGCATTCTGCCTGTTATTATTCGCATCGTCGGCACGCTGCTTTCAAAAGTGAACGGCATGGGCAAGCTGGAGTCGTTTAACGCCGTCAGCTCGTTGATTCTGGGCCAGTCAGAAAACTTCATTGCCTACAAGGGCGTGCTGGGCGACCTGAGTTCTCGCCGCCTGTTCACTATGGCCGCCACGGCAATGTCCACCGTTTCGCTGTCGATCGTCGGGGCCTACATGACGATGCTGGAGCCGAAGTACGTGGTGGCTGCGCTGATTCTGAATATGTTCAGCGCCTTTATTATCCTGTCTATCATCAACCCGACTCGTCCGGGCGCTGAGCCAGAAATTAAGCTTGAGAAGATGCACGAGTCGCAGAGCTTCTTCGAGATGCTGGGGGAGTACATCCTCGCGGGTTTCAAGGTAGCGATGATTATTCTGGCGATGCTGATTGGTTTTATTGCGCTTATCAGCGCCGTTAACGCGCTGTTTGCCACGGTCTTTGGCATGAGCTTCCAGCAAATTCTTGGCTACGTGTTCTATCCGTTTGCCTGGCTGGTGGGTATTCCTCAGGCGGATGCGCTGAAGGCGGCCGGAATTATGGCAACCAAGCTTGTGGCTAACGAATTTGTGGCGATGATTGAGCTGCAAAAGATCATGGCAACGCTGTCGCCGCGTGGCCTCGGGATCCTGTCCGTCTTCCTGGTGTCGTTTGCTAACTTTGCTTCAATCGGGATTGTGGCCGGCGCCATTAAAGGGCTGAATGAAAAGCAGGGGAACGTGGTTTCTCGCTTTGGCCTTCGCCTGGTTTACGGCGCGACGCTGGTCAGCCTGCTGTCGGCGGCGTTTGCCGGCCTGGTACTGTAAAATAAAACGGCGGGGAAACCGCCGTTTGTTTAACGAAGAACGATCAGAATGCGGCACAGACCGGCTGGTCAACGCGCATCACAGATTCCTGCGCAAAGCGGGTTTTATAGATAGCACGCAGCTCGTCAACCTTCTTACTGCTCTCAGCATCGCTGCCGCGGATCAGCATAATCGCCTTGCTCGGTTCGTGCGTCACTTCGCCTTTCGCATTCAGCCACTGGCCTTTGGCGTCATACTCAGTCAGCCCTTCGCGGAAGCGTGGGGTGACGTCTTTATCCACAAAGCTACGCCACTCGTTCGCGGTAATTATCGCGCCGGATGGGCGGCTAATGCCGAAATAGAGCGTGGTTTGCGTCATTGCGTCGCCGACCTGGCACTGCTTAGCCGGGGCCGTAACCGCCGTGGTCGTTTTTGCCGGGGCCACACAGCCCGCCAGCACCAGGGCTAATGCCCCTGCAAGTGTTGCTTTATAAAATGCCATTATCCACCTGTCTTACTGTCATCATCATTATTAAAATTAAGTGCGGAATGATTCCGCCGCGCTATCAAATTACAATTTGGTGTTTTTCGCAAGTCACCGAGCATCAACAGGGCAAGAATAATCCCGGTGATGCCGCTCCCGAGCAGCACCCACTGCGCGGGGAAGCGATCTGCAATCATCCCGGTGACTAGCGGGACGACGAGCGTAAGACCCAGCTGCAGGCGCCAGCTGGAGGCCATTGCCGCGCCAACCTGGCCGGGGGGAAAGCTGTCCATCACGTTAAGCGTTGCCACCAGATAGAACCAGTTGCTGAACAGGTGGGCGATAACGATAAGCGGCACGGCAATCCACAGGCTGCCTGACACAGCGACGGTGAAATAACAAAGCGTGAAAAGTAAGAGCGCCAGCATCAGGGGTAACGTGGCGCTGGCGCGGTAACGCACCTGTTTCTCGCTGAGAACCAGCGGCGCTAAG from Cedecea neteri encodes:
- a CDS encoding DUF3574 domain-containing protein, which codes for MAFYKATLAGALALVLAGCVAPAKTTTAVTAPAKQCQVGDAMTQTTLYFGISRPSGAIITANEWRSFVDKDVTPRFREGLTEYDAKGQWLNAKGEVTHEPSKAIMLIRGSDAESSKKVDELRAIYKTRFAQESVMRVDQPVCAAF
- a CDS encoding UPF0149 family protein, which produces MTQGPLNEDEIIWLDDVLLKYGTAHSVIDVAELDGLLTAVLSGPKTIEPATVLRAVWGGDVEPEWESKEELTRFNVLVFQHMNDIAERLAEYPGQFEPLFGTSEVDNREITIVEEWCYGYMRGVSLESWPALPAELQPELDAIALHGLIENEEQFENLTPEAFLASIEAIKPAALALYGYWHSQRDGASLH
- a CDS encoding NupC/NupG family nucleoside CNT transporter — protein: MNILHFLLALVVIMGLAWLVSFDRKTIRVRYLLQLIVIEGLLAFFFLHSDSGLWVINGVSGFFGHLLTFAGQGSDFVFGGMSKAGLAFIFLGVLCPIIFISALIGILQHFRILPVIIRIVGTLLSKVNGMGKLESFNAVSSLILGQSENFIAYKGVLGDLSSRRLFTMAATAMSTVSLSIVGAYMTMLEPKYVVAALILNMFSAFIILSIINPTRPGAEPEIKLEKMHESQSFFEMLGEYILAGFKVAMIILAMLIGFIALISAVNALFATVFGMSFQQILGYVFYPFAWLVGIPQADALKAAGIMATKLVANEFVAMIELQKIMATLSPRGLGILSVFLVSFANFASIGIVAGAIKGLNEKQGNVVSRFGLRLVYGATLVSLLSAAFAGLVL
- the ftnA gene encoding non-heme ferritin; its protein translation is MLKTEMIEKLNEQMNLELYSSLLYQQMSAWCSYHSFEGAAAFLRRHAQEEMEHMQRLFAYLNDTGSMPRINAIQSPYLEYASLDELFKATYEHEQLITRQINELAHSAMISQDYPTFNFLQWYVAEQHEEEKLFKSVLDKLSLVGKSGEGLYFVDKELATLDTQA